One genomic segment of Aquipluma nitroreducens includes these proteins:
- a CDS encoding DUF5777 family beta-barrel protein — protein sequence MRTFPLLILFVFVCSLSLMAQNDLSKMFDEPVQAKEHIPVTATFKSPQIINGQSNETMHKHDLLFVVMHRFGDIAGSYGGMQTFYGLDNSSDILIGFDYGISDRWSFGIGRTKGAPNGTNTSQKQLFYLKTKYRLLRQSIDNSIPFSVTLFGNSVTSGMDRLNLITSDADFQKFSDRMSSVTQVIIARKFNDNFSLALLPTYVRRNYVSYMDMNNLYGLGIGGRLKVTHRMTVVADYFLSFRSQESKDYFLQQSGFRFYNPLGIGLEMETGGHVFNFIFTNSTAILENQFIPSTSSTWTKGGFRWGFSISRTFTLSKKSGS from the coding sequence TTTGTTTGCAGCCTTTCGCTAATGGCTCAAAATGATTTAAGCAAAATGTTTGACGAACCAGTTCAGGCTAAAGAGCATATTCCGGTAACTGCAACCTTTAAGTCGCCGCAAATCATCAACGGGCAATCCAATGAAACAATGCACAAACACGATTTGCTTTTTGTGGTGATGCACCGGTTTGGTGACATTGCAGGAAGCTACGGGGGAATGCAAACCTTTTATGGACTGGATAATTCTTCAGATATCCTTATTGGTTTTGATTATGGTATTTCCGATCGGTGGAGTTTTGGCATCGGAAGAACCAAAGGCGCGCCGAATGGTACGAATACCAGCCAGAAGCAATTGTTCTATTTGAAAACCAAGTATAGGCTATTGAGGCAATCAATTGATAATAGCATACCTTTTTCGGTAACTTTATTCGGTAACAGTGTTACCTCGGGAATGGACAGGCTGAACCTGATTACCTCCGACGCTGATTTTCAAAAATTCTCCGACCGGATGAGCTCTGTTACGCAGGTCATTATTGCCCGGAAATTCAACGATAACTTCTCACTTGCCTTGTTGCCAACTTATGTCCGGAGGAATTATGTATCCTATATGGACATGAATAACCTTTACGGGCTGGGAATTGGCGGACGGCTGAAAGTGACGCACCGGATGACTGTTGTTGCCGATTATTTTTTGAGTTTCAGAAGTCAGGAGAGCAAAGATTATTTCCTTCAGCAAAGTGGATTCAGGTTTTACAATCCTCTTGGAATTGGCCTTGAAATGGAAACAGGCGGACATGTCTTTAATTTCATTTTTACCAATTCAACTGCTATTCTGGAGAATCAGTTCATCCCAAGTACAAGCAGTACCTGGACCAAAGGAGGTTTTCGCTGGGGTTTCAGCATCAGCCGTACCTTCACCCTGTCAAAAAAGTCCGGCTCATAA
- a CDS encoding RNA polymerase sigma factor, whose product MVERELQQIIDGCIEQDRHSQELLYKKLYGFAMKICLRYTENRYEAADVLNEGFFKAFTNMEKYDKNWPFKTWLSKIMHNASIDYYRTNFKWSQLVGIEKSDTKISEAAVEHKLDYEDLLSLIQRLPPAYRLVFNLYAVDGYSHEEIAEMTGITASTSRSNLYKARVKLQQMLSVSQSVVILLMLKWRKAALNKLTQTDL is encoded by the coding sequence ATGGTTGAACGTGAATTACAGCAGATTATCGATGGTTGCATAGAACAAGACCGGCATAGCCAGGAATTGTTGTATAAAAAGCTTTATGGTTTTGCCATGAAAATTTGTTTGCGATACACTGAGAACAGGTATGAAGCTGCCGATGTTTTGAATGAAGGCTTTTTTAAAGCCTTTACCAACATGGAGAAATACGATAAAAACTGGCCATTTAAAACATGGCTGAGTAAAATCATGCACAATGCTTCGATCGATTATTACCGGACAAACTTTAAATGGAGCCAGCTGGTTGGAATAGAAAAGTCGGATACAAAAATAAGTGAGGCGGCCGTTGAGCATAAACTTGACTACGAGGATTTACTCTCCCTGATTCAACGTCTTCCTCCGGCATACAGGCTCGTATTTAATTTGTATGCGGTTGATGGCTATTCTCACGAAGAAATAGCTGAGATGACTGGAATCACGGCCAGTACTTCCAGATCAAATCTCTACAAGGCGCGTGTCAAGTTGCAACAGATGTTATCCGTATCACAGTCGGTAGTTATTTTGTTGATGCTGAAATGGAGAAAGGCTGCCCTGAACAAATTAACGCAAACTGATTTATGA